The following proteins are encoded in a genomic region of Bacillus sp. FJAT-22090:
- a CDS encoding GNAT family N-acetyltransferase yields MLIKEQAELLSKDGFYMSTDKSLLDVEVIYNFLSKESYWLEGTSKALVIASIENSTICYGIYDGDPTKGTPKQIGFARVLSDLVRYSWLADVFILPEFRGKGLSKWLMTVITENPKLKGTNFHLGTRDAHSLYAQFGFKPLERTENSMARPLNWDVINSIYKVEK; encoded by the coding sequence ATGTTGATAAAAGAACAAGCAGAGTTGTTAAGCAAAGATGGATTTTACATGAGTACAGATAAAAGTTTGTTGGATGTGGAAGTCATCTATAATTTTCTTAGTAAAGAATCTTATTGGCTTGAAGGTACCTCAAAAGCTTTGGTTATAGCATCTATCGAAAATTCAACTATTTGTTATGGTATTTACGATGGAGATCCTACTAAGGGGACACCAAAGCAAATAGGTTTTGCCCGTGTTCTATCTGACCTTGTTAGATATTCTTGGCTGGCGGATGTGTTCATACTTCCTGAATTTAGAGGAAAGGGTCTAAGTAAATGGTTGATGACCGTTATCACGGAGAATCCAAAATTAAAAGGAACTAATTTTCACTTAGGAACTAGAGATGCTCATTCCTTGTATGCACAATTTGGTTTTAAGCCTTTAGAGCGAACTGAAAACAGTATGGCAAGACCACTTAATTGGGATGTTATAAATTCAATATATAAGGTAGAAAAATAA